The Iamia sp. SCSIO 61187 genomic sequence GACGTGCCCGGGGGTGTCGATGAGGTTGATCACGTGGTCGCGCCACGGGATCCGCACCGACTGGAGCTTGATGGTGATGCCCCGCTCGCGCTCGAGGTCCATGGAGTCGAGGTACTGGGCCCGCATGTCGCGGGCGCTGACGATGCCGCTCTTCTCGAGCACCCGGTCCGACAGCGTGGTCTTCCCGTGGTCGATGTGGGCGATGATCGAGATGTTGCGGAGGCGGTCGAGGTCCATGGGCGGTCGGTCGATCCTACTGGCCGCCCCCCGCCGCTCCCGCAGCCGGATCCGCTGGTCGCGGTGACGCTCCGCCCCACCCGCATGTGACGGCGGTGGGGTCCCGCCGGTAGGATCTCCCGGTTCCAAGTTCGAGTACCGACCTCAGTGGTGAGGACAGCCTGCCGTGGCCAACATCAAGAGCCAGATCAAGCGCAACCGTCAGAACGAGAAGCGCCGCCTGCGCAACAAGGCCGTGCGCTCCGACATGCGCACGCGCACCAAGGCGGCGGTCGCCACGGCCGAGGCCGGCGGCGAGGAGGCGGCCGAGGCGCTGCGCATCGCCCTCAAGAAGATCGACAAGGCTGCTGCCAAGGGCGTGATCCACAAGAACCAGGCCGCCCGACGCAAGTCGCGCCTGGTCAAGCGGACCGCCGCCGCCGCCGAGGCCTGATCCTCACTGGTTCGGGCGCCCGGCGACGGGGAGGCGCTCGGCCCGTCCGAGCCTCCGCCCGGACCTCGCCAGCCAGGACACCGGTGGACGACAGGACACGGCTCAGCTACCAGGCCGCGCTCATGGCCATGTCGGCCTGGGTGCTCGGGACCCTGCTCCTCGGGGTCTCGTTCCGCGTCGTCGGCCTGGGCGGCATCGCCGTGCTGCTCGTGACCCTGGTAGCGGTGCGCCTGGTCGACCTGGGCGACGAGTAGCGGGTCGGCCATGAAGGCCTTCCCGATCCGTTCTGTCGCGGCCAGCGGTCACCCGTGAGCGCTCAGCGCGACAGAACGATCGGTGGTGCCGTGGCTAGCGCCGCCGGGCCGCCCGCGCCGTGGCCGCCAGTCGGGCCACCAGGACCTCGAGCACCAGCTCGCCGGGCCAGGCCTGGGCGCCCTTGAGGGCCAGGTCGGCCTCGGCCAGCAGGCCGATCACCCGGCGGATGCCGGGCGACCCGAGGGTGCGGGACACGTCGAGGGCCTTGCGGGCGGGGAACGTGGACCCCCGCAGCCCGAGGACCTGGGCCGCCTCCTTCTCGGAGCGGGCTCCGGCCCCGTCGAGGCGCAGCACCCGGGCGTAGTGGCCCTGGAGGGTCGCCATCACCTGGAGCTCGTGGCGCC encodes the following:
- the rpsT gene encoding 30S ribosomal protein S20, encoding MANIKSQIKRNRQNEKRRLRNKAVRSDMRTRTKAAVATAEAGGEEAAEALRIALKKIDKAAAKGVIHKNQAARRKSRLVKRTAAAAEA